In the Leptospira limi genome, one interval contains:
- a CDS encoding carboxypeptidase-like regulatory domain-containing protein has product MKRLQFLLFIWLILLGSSNCYFNPFVQKYIFPDPTKENSLFSNLTLLGLTQAPFALSLTGQIRDQNGTAVPDAVLTVMNRSSELEGLDSTVTTNATGRFFIRLSSGTTTFSVTQDNSPYFIFTVLITSIGDISVLEIKNNSVEVEVSSFFVYDPGNQPSFFELIESDPFHRSTRQVGPSALYLYFSEPPVPPNQGEELAWLTQNVSISPSFTFGNLSFEVDSMIVLVSGYSSQTTTYTVSLGPGIFGSNSGLPLTPRTIVFTCEYPCGL; this is encoded by the coding sequence ATGAAACGATTGCAATTTTTGCTTTTTATATGGCTTATATTACTTGGTTCTTCAAACTGTTATTTCAATCCATTCGTTCAAAAATACATTTTTCCTGATCCGACTAAAGAAAATTCACTTTTTTCTAACCTTACACTTTTAGGACTTACACAAGCACCGTTTGCGTTATCACTCACTGGTCAAATTCGGGATCAAAACGGGACAGCCGTTCCTGACGCAGTCCTAACAGTGATGAATCGCTCATCGGAATTAGAAGGTCTAGATTCAACCGTTACAACAAATGCAACTGGTCGTTTTTTCATCCGACTTTCGTCAGGAACCACTACCTTCTCGGTCACTCAGGACAATTCCCCATATTTTATATTTACTGTTTTGATAACATCAATTGGTGACATCAGTGTATTAGAAATCAAAAACAATTCCGTTGAAGTTGAAGTATCAAGTTTTTTTGTATATGACCCCGGAAACCAACCTAGTTTTTTCGAATTAATTGAATCGGATCCTTTTCATCGATCGACTAGACAAGTTGGTCCATCTGCTCTCTATTTATATTTTTCGGAACCTCCCGTACCTCCTAACCAAGGAGAGGAATTAGCATGGCTCACCCAAAATGTATCTATCTCACCTTCTTTTACATTTGGTAACCTTAGTTTTGAAGTGGATTCAATGATCGTTTTAGTTTCTGGTTATTCATCGCAAACGACAACCTATACAGTCAGTTTGGGTCCTGGAATTTTTGGATCTAATTCAGGATTACCACTTACACCGAGGACTATAGTTTTCACATGTGAATACCCTTGTGGACTTTAA
- a CDS encoding carboxypeptidase-like regulatory domain-containing protein: MNLRSIQITNFSFRNFSKRFGIFVVPILLFQNCYLNPVVYDLLNPAEKEENPAALSLLGLGPSAMIVTGQIFSGPSGVSGATVRIFGSTDPTNVSTTDSAGRFKLIGSEGTMNLQVEFSGTTFTIELFVTPIAVSLISISNSSFTVLNLGMYSSSLGNVSFFDLTSSNPYNGLIVSNNPIYTATIGNDFNFSFSENLEVPSDANQWRIDNILISPTLSYFSTSVSGNQVDIQVNPGSYSFQTYTITLLPGIKSLSGKSLKQTMMQFQISFLP, from the coding sequence ATGAATCTTAGATCTATACAAATAACAAATTTCTCTTTTCGTAATTTCAGCAAAAGATTCGGTATCTTTGTTGTACCGATTCTTTTATTCCAAAACTGTTATTTGAATCCTGTTGTTTATGATCTATTAAATCCGGCTGAGAAAGAAGAGAATCCAGCGGCTTTAAGTCTTCTTGGGTTAGGACCTTCTGCAATGATTGTCACAGGTCAAATATTTAGCGGTCCATCAGGGGTCTCAGGAGCAACAGTTCGAATTTTTGGTTCCACTGATCCAACAAATGTTAGCACTACCGATTCAGCGGGTCGATTTAAATTAATTGGCTCCGAAGGAACAATGAATCTTCAAGTCGAGTTCTCGGGAACAACATTTACGATTGAACTTTTCGTAACTCCTATAGCGGTTTCTTTAATTTCGATTAGTAATTCTAGTTTTACAGTATTGAATTTGGGAATGTATAGCTCTTCTTTGGGGAACGTTTCTTTCTTTGATTTAACTTCATCAAATCCGTATAATGGATTGATTGTCAGTAATAACCCAATATACACGGCGACAATTGGAAATGACTTCAATTTTTCTTTTTCCGAAAATCTAGAAGTTCCAAGTGACGCAAATCAATGGAGAATTGATAATATACTGATATCACCAACATTATCCTATTTTTCAACAAGTGTAAGCGGGAATCAAGTGGATATCCAAGTGAATCCGGGATCTTACAGCTTCCAAACTTATACGATAACACTCTTGCCAGGTATAAAATCCTTATCAGGAAAAAGCTTAAAACAAACTATGATGCAATTTCAAATTAGTTTTTTGCCATAA